Proteins from one Mesoplodon densirostris isolate mMesDen1 chromosome 1, mMesDen1 primary haplotype, whole genome shotgun sequence genomic window:
- the LOC132487431 gene encoding LOW QUALITY PROTEIN: tudor domain-containing protein 3-like (The sequence of the model RefSeq protein was modified relative to this genomic sequence to represent the inferred CDS: substituted 2 bases at 2 genomic stop codons), translated as MAEVPGAVLSQAGXMWYLSDEGIEARTSSPDKVNINDIILIALNTDLRTIGKKFLPSDINGGKVEKLEGPCVLQIQKIRNVAAPKDNEESQAAPRMLRLQMTDSHISCTTVEFSYMSKSKISLNTPPGTKVKLSGIVDIKNGFLLLNDSNTTVLGGEVEHLIEKWELQRSLSKHNRSNIGTEGGPPPFVPFGQKCVSHVQVDSRELDRRKTLQVTLPVKPPNDNDEFEKQKTAAIAEVAKSKETKTYGGGGGGARSNLNMSAAGNRKREILQKKKSNKSEGEHEGVYRELVDEKALRHITEMGFSKEASRQALMDNGNNLEAALNVLLNSNKQKPVMGPPLRGKGKGRGQIRSEDEEELGNARPSAPSTLFDFLESKMGTLSVEEPKSQPQQLHQGQHRLSNTEQNGVKDNNQPRYLPRNDTRQPRNENPPRFQRDIQNSKSILEGSGLPRNRGSERPSTSSGSEVWAEERIKCDRPYSRYDRTKDTSYPLSSQHNDAAFXKRDNSMQSKSGKVLSYAEAKENPLPQESIDYNNQKRGKRESQTANPDHFYDRKPRTINNEAFSGVKIEKHFNVNADYQNPVQTNTFIGVPNGETEMPLKGRRVGPIKPAGPITATPYDDKIFYNSGPKRRSGPIKPEKVLESSIPMEYAKLWKPGDECLALYWEDNKFYRAEVEALYSSGMTAVVKFIDYGNYEEVLLSNIRPIQTEAWVRDPNSVQRHKLF; from the exons ATGGCCGAGGTCCCCGGCGCGGTGTTGTCCCAGGCGGGTTGA atgtggtatcttTCAGATGAAGGCATCGAAGCACGCACAAGTTCTCCTGACAAAGTCAATATAAATGACATCATCCTGATTGCTCTCAATACAGACTTGAGAACAATTGGCAAGAAATTCCTCCCCAGTGACATCAATGGTGGAAAAGTGGAAAAGCTTGAAGGTCCATGTGTTTTGCAAATTCAAAAAATTCGCAATGTTGCTGCACCAAAGGATAATGAAGAATCTCAGGCTGCCCCAAGAATGCTGCGTTTGCAGATGACTGATAGTCATATAAGTTGTACAACAGTAGAATTTAGTTACATGTCAAAATCAAAAATAAGCCTGAACACACCACCTGGAACTAAAGTTAAGCTTTCAGGCATTGTGGACATAAAAAATGGATTCCTGCTCTTGAATGATTCTAACACCACAGTTCTTGGTGGTGAAGTAGAACACCTTATTGAGAAATGGGAGTTACAGAGAAGCTTGTCAAAACACAATAGAAGCAATATTGGAACCGAAGGTGGACCACCTCCTTTTGTGCCTTTTGGACAGAAGTGTGTATCTCATGTCCAAGTGGATAGCAGAGAACTTGATCGAAGAAAGACATTACAAGTTACATTGCCTGTCAAACCTCCAAATGATAATGatgaatttgaaaagcaaaagacTGCTGCTATTGCAGAAGTTGCAAAGAGCAAAGAAACCAAGACAtatggaggaggtggtggtggtgctagAAGTAATCTCAACATGAGTGCTGCTGGCAACCGAAAGAGGgagattttacagaaaaaaaagtcaaacaaatCAGAGGGAGAACATGAAGGTGTCTATAGAGAACTGGTTGATGAGAAGGCTCTGAGGCACATAACAGAAATGGGCTTTAGTAAAGAAGCATCAAGGCAAGCTCTCATGGATAATGGCAACAACTTAGAAGCAGCACTGAATGTACTTCTTAACAGCAATAAACAGAAACCTGTTATGGGTCCACCTCTGAGAGGTAAAGGAAAAGGCAGGGGGCAAATaagatctgaagatgaagaggaaCTGGGAAATGCAAGGCCATCAGCACCAAGCACATTATTTGACTTCTTGGAATCTAAAATGGGGACTTTGAGTGTGGAAGAACCTAAATCACAGCCACAGCAGCTTCATCAAGGACAACACAGATTGTCAAATACTGAGCAAAATGGAGTAAAAGATAATAATCAACCAAGATATCTTCCTCGAAATGATACCAGACAGCCAAGAAATGAAAACCCTCCTCGTTTTCAAAGAGACATCCAAAATTCAAAGTCAATTTTAGAAGGCAGTGGATTACCTAGAAACAGAGGTTCTGAAAGACCAAGTACTTCTTCAGGATCTGAAGTATGGGCTGAAGAGAGAATCAAGTGTGACAGACCATATTCTAGATATGATAGAACTAAAGATACTTCATACCCTTTAAGTTCCCAGCACAATgatgctgcattttaaaaaagggatAATTCTATGCAAAGCAAATCAGGAAAAGTCCTATCCTATGCAGAGGCAAAAGAAAATCCACTTCCTCAAGAATCCATAGATTATAATAATCAAAAACGTGGGAAAAGAGAAAGCCAAACAGCAAATCCTGATCATTTTTATGATAGGAAACCACGAACAATAAATAATGAAGCTTTTAGTGGtgtaaaaattgaaaaacattttaatgtaaatgCTGATTACCAGAATCCTGTCCAAACGAATACTTTCATTGGTGTTCCAAATGGAGAGACAGAAATGCCACTGAAGGGAAGGCGAGTAGGACCTATTAAGCCAGCAGGACCCATCACAGCTACACCATatgatgataaaatattttacaatagtGGGCCCAAAAGAAGATCTGGGCCAATTAAACCAGAAAAAGTACTGGAATCATCTATTCCTATGGAGTATGCAAAACTGTGGAAACCTGGAGATGAATGTTTAGCACTTTATTGGGAAGACAACAAGTTTTACCGAGCAGAAGTTGAAGCTCTTTATTCTTCAGGTATGACAGCAGTtgttaaattcattgattatggAAACTATGAAGAGGTGCTACTAAGCAACATCAGGCCCATTCAGACAGAGGCATGGGTACGTGATCCAAATTCTGTACAAAGGCATAAGCTGTTTTGA